A region of Anolis sagrei isolate rAnoSag1 chromosome 2, rAnoSag1.mat, whole genome shotgun sequence DNA encodes the following proteins:
- the LOC137096427 gene encoding uncharacterized protein, producing MDSSADPSTMDLPDSTVDDDLCRKRYISSSEDDEEEGEEAKRSREEECVVHESVNSPLKTLSTPSHVEQGAAENPPISALWKLCGVAPGQLQEPPEMAAIQRPGHEVVSSILGLNRDIQPADENQKPDMYAFARTLILVLLDHNLNEILYSECSGCLEAQPAQLAHECVSWNITFFNKKLRDICDNLCFRNTLHMYILFSYSQKCLSLTNETLDYIMNLVIKVGSSESPHDFLFDELKRCNENLIRQVRHILKNRKYTDFVKSPGIIGSFKKHGI from the exons ATGGATTCGTCCGCTGACCCATCAACTATGGACTTGCCTGATTCAACAGTGGATGATGATCTATGTAGGAAAAGGTACATCAGCTCATCTGAGGATgatgaggaagaaggggaagaagctaAAAGATCTCGGGAGGAAGAATGTGTAGTTCATGAATCTGTGAATAGTCCGTTGAAGACGCTTTCAACACCATCACACGTTGAGCAG GGCGCTGCTGAAAATCCTCCTATCTCTGCTCTCTGGAAGCTCTGCGGTGTTGCACCAGGCCAGCTACAA gaGCCCCCTGAAATGGCAGCTATTCAGCGCCCAGGACATGAGGTCGTGTCAAGCATACTAGGCTTGAACAGGGATATTCAACCAGCAGATGAAAACCAGAAACCAGACATGTATGCATTTGCAAGAACGCTAATTTTGGTTTTATTAGATCACAATTTAAACGAGATATTATATTCGGAATGCTCGGGATGTTTGGAAGCGCAGCCGGCTCAATTAGCGCATGAATGTGTGTCATGGAATATAACATTCTTTAATAAGAAGCTAAGAGATATATGTGACAATTTGTGCTTTAGAAACACGCTCCACATGTATATATTATTTAGTTATTCCCAAAAATGTCTATCTCTGACTAATGAAACATTGGATTATATCATGAATTTGGTAATTAAGGTGGGGTCTTCTGAATCTCCACATGATTTTTTATTTGATGAGCTGAAAAGATGTAATGAGAACTTAATTAGACAGGTGAGGCACATcttgaaaaacagaaaatatacgGATTTTGTGAAATCGCCGGGTATTATCGGCAGTTTTAAAAAGCACGGAATCTAA